In Alosa sapidissima isolate fAloSap1 chromosome 11, fAloSap1.pri, whole genome shotgun sequence, a single window of DNA contains:
- the LOC121724275 gene encoding achaete-scute homolog 1b-like, with product MESTTITTTEMAPGVCSFGLSERRATITLHAPAQECTLPTAAAYQSKTKVLKRQRSRSPELLRCKRRLSFNGLGYTIPQQQPVAVARRNERERNRVKQVNMGFQTLRQHVPNGAANKKMSKVETLRSAVEYIRALQQLLDEHDAVSAAFQCGVPSPTLSTTYSADPESPQSSYSSDEGSYEHLSSEDQELLDFTTWFDRY from the coding sequence ATGGAGAGCACCACCATCACAACTACGGAGATGGCACCAGGTGTGTGTTCCTTCGGACTCTCTGAGCGGCGTGCCACCATCACTCTGCACGCTCCAGCGCAAGAGTGCACTTTGCCAACCGCGGCAGCATACCAAAGCAAGACGAAGGTGCTGAAAAGACAGCGCTCCAGGTCGCCCGAGCTGTTGCGCTGTAAGAGGAGACTCAGCTTCAATGGGCTTGGCTACACCATTCCGCAGCAGCAGCCCGTGGCGGTGGCCAGGCGAAATGAGCGCGAGAGGAACCGGGTCAAGCAGGTCAACATGGGCTTCCAGACCCTGCGCCAGCACGTGCCGAACGGGGCCGCCAACAAGAAGATGAGCAAGGTGGAGACTCTTCGCTCCGCCGTAGAGTACATCCGCGCGCTCCAGCAGCTCTTGGACGAGCATGACGCGGTCTCGGCGGCGTTCCAGTGCGGTGTCCCGTCGCCGACTCTCTCCACTACCTACTCTGCGGACCCAGAGTCGCCTCAGTCATCTTACTCCTCCGACGAAGGAAGTTATGAGCACCTTAGTTCGGAGGATCAGGAACTCCTGGATTTCACCACTTGGTTCGACAGATACTga
- the irf7 gene encoding interferon regulatory factor 7, with amino-acid sequence MQVTISEGQSSTMHSFNNRPQFGRWLIQQVNSGRYEGLCWLDDQRTTFRIPWKHNSRKDCNDGDNMIFKEWAIVSGKIYENPNDKAKWKTNFRCALSSLKTQFKQLHDHSKESDDPHKVYQLVAQPEYRCSYENLPVSYPMIEDIYTENPADFSPDDIVADELWNHMVTLDLNPQADLQPWVEGYPPNNQVLPENYPLPPVGLPVEPPQQNNTPVAVVEPYYQASLLPPMEELEISIHYRRKEVLKTRVSAPVVQLHHQHEIGNLSGQAVCFPSTEGLLDHKQIMYTNRLLESIQMGLLLEVNHTGIYGTRQDIPCKVFVSTSNPAESQAEEPRKLVKNEREPLLSFEKFGKDLMEFKENKRGSPDYTIYLCFGEKYPDVKPLEKKLIVVKVVPLICREFHERAQMEGASSLNSGVSLQISHNSLFDLINSTFSLPMQE; translated from the exons ATGCAAGTGACGATTTCGGAGGGACAGTCATCAACAATGCATAG CTTCAACAACAGACCTCAGTTTGGTCGCTGGCTGATACAGCAAGTTAATAGTGGGCGGTATGAAGGCTTATGTTGGCTCGATGATCAGAGAACAACTTTCCGGATCCCATGGAAGCACAACTCCAGGAAAGACTGTAACGATGGAGATAACATGATATTTAAG GAATGGGCCATCGTCAGTGGGAAAATTTACGAGAATCCGAATGACAAAGCCAAGTGGAAGACAAATTTTCGCTGCGCGCTTTCCAGCCTCAAAACCCAGTTCAAACAGTTGCATGACCACTCCAAAGAGTCAGACGACCCACATAAAGTGTATCAGCTTGTCGCTCAACCTGAGTACAGAT GCAGCTACGAAAATCTTCCGGTGAGTTATCCCATGATTGAGGACATCTACACTGAAAACCCAGCGGATTTCTCTCCTGATGATATCgtg GCTGATGAGCTGTGGAACCACATGGTCACCCTAGATCTGAACCCGCAGGCAG ATCTACAGCCTTGGGTTGAAGGCTATCCTCCAAACAATCAAGTTCTGCCAGAAAACTACCCTCTCCCACCTGTAGGCCTACCAGTGGAGCCTCCTCAGCAGAATAACACACCTGTTGCAGTGGTAGAGCCATACTATCAAG CTTCTCTTTTGCCCCCCATGGAAGAGCTGGAGATCTCCATACACTACCGCAGGAAAGAGGTGCTGAAGACGAGGGTGTCGGCACCTGTGGTCCAGCTCCACCACCAGCACGAGATCGGCAACCTGAGTGGCCAGGCTGTGTGTTTCCCCAGCACAGAGGGCCTCCTGGACCACAAGCAGATCATGTACACCAATCGTCTTCTGGAGAGCATCCAGATGGGTCTACTGCTGGAGGTGAATCACACGGGCATCTACGGGACCCGCCAAGACATCCCCTGCAAGGTGTTCGTCAGCACCAGTAATCCTGCCGAGAGCCAGGCCGAGGAACCCAGGAAGCTGGTGAAGAACGAGCGGGAGCCACTGCTCAGTTTTGAGAAATTTGGCAAAG ACCTAATGGAATTTAAAGAGAACAAGCGGGGATCTCCAGATTACACCATCTACCTGTGCTTCGGGGAGAAATATCCAGATGTAAAGCCCCTGGAGAAGAAACTCATTGTTGTCAAG GTGGTGCCGCTGATCTGTCGTGAATTTCACGAGCGCGCTCAGATGGAAGGAGCCTCCTCACTCAACTCTGGCGTCAGCCTGCAGATCTCCCATAACAGCCTGTTTGACCTCATCAACTCCACCTTCAGCCTTCCTATGCAAGAGTGA